From a region of the Alosa sapidissima isolate fAloSap1 chromosome 9, fAloSap1.pri, whole genome shotgun sequence genome:
- the LOC121718089 gene encoding uncharacterized protein LOC121718089 isoform X1, whose product MTATLKEVMRNTLDNLTGADFKRFKHYLRDQGRFAWGKLEKADTDDAVDMMVQANSMGAGGVMVTILKKMNHNQLAMDLERDLAKLGGQPCNPWQGGGGGGVNVNVAAHSGGMVNAPSMSGCTINGPLTFSYGGVPNAQQGGVPYYGQDPFGIKKGGQEFFRKHKWDLETRLGLLPPLLIELERYGVLSRLEREKVLCKPTSQEKNHVLLDMIERKGAVAKEKFYEALQAHEQYLVQDLQQSAM is encoded by the exons ATGACCGCAACCCTGAAGGAAGTGATGAGGAACACCCTGGACAATCTCACAGGGGCTGACTTTAAGAGGTTTAAACATTACCTGCGAGACCAGGGTCGATTCGCATGGGGGAAGCTGGAGAAGGCCGACACAGACGATGCCGTGGACATGATGGTGCAGGCAAACAGCATGGGAGCTGGGGGCGTCATGGTGACCATCTTGAAGAAGATGAACCACAACCAGCTGGCCATGGACTTGGAGAGGGATCTGGCAAAAT TGGGGGGTCAGCCGTGTAACCCGTGGCAGggcggaggaggtggaggggtcAACGTGAACGTGGCGGCTCACTCTGGAGGGATGGTGAACGCCCCGTCCATGAGCGGCTGCACCATCAACGGCCCTCTCACCTTCAGCTACGGAGGAGTGCCCAACGCACAGCAAGGAGGGG TCCCTTACTATGGACAAGATCCGTTTGGCATCAAAAAAGGAG GCCAAGAGTTTTTCCGCAAACACAAGTGGGACCTAGAGACACGTCTTGGTCTCCTTCCACCTCTTCTAATCGAGCTGGAGCGTTACGGAGTCCTCTCTCGTCTGGAGAGGGAGAAGGTGCTGTGCAAGCCGACCAGCCAAGAGAAGAACCATGTCCTCCTAGACATGATTGAGAGGAAAGGAGCCGTGGCCAAAGAGAAGTTTTATGAAGCTCTCCAGGCTCATGAACAATATCTGGTGCAGGATCTCCAGCAATCAGCTATGTAG
- the LOC121718089 gene encoding uncharacterized protein LOC121718089 isoform X2 — protein sequence MTATLKEVMRNTLDNLTGADFKRFKHYLRDQGRFAWGKLEKADTDDAVDMMVQANSMGAGGVMVTILKKMNHNQLAMDLERDLAKLGGQPCNPWQGGGGGGVNVNVAAHSGGMVNAPSMSGCTINGPLTFSYGGVPNAQQGGGQEFFRKHKWDLETRLGLLPPLLIELERYGVLSRLEREKVLCKPTSQEKNHVLLDMIERKGAVAKEKFYEALQAHEQYLVQDLQQSAM from the exons ATGACCGCAACCCTGAAGGAAGTGATGAGGAACACCCTGGACAATCTCACAGGGGCTGACTTTAAGAGGTTTAAACATTACCTGCGAGACCAGGGTCGATTCGCATGGGGGAAGCTGGAGAAGGCCGACACAGACGATGCCGTGGACATGATGGTGCAGGCAAACAGCATGGGAGCTGGGGGCGTCATGGTGACCATCTTGAAGAAGATGAACCACAACCAGCTGGCCATGGACTTGGAGAGGGATCTGGCAAAAT TGGGGGGTCAGCCGTGTAACCCGTGGCAGggcggaggaggtggaggggtcAACGTGAACGTGGCGGCTCACTCTGGAGGGATGGTGAACGCCCCGTCCATGAGCGGCTGCACCATCAACGGCCCTCTCACCTTCAGCTACGGAGGAGTGCCCAACGCACAGCAAGGAGGGG GCCAAGAGTTTTTCCGCAAACACAAGTGGGACCTAGAGACACGTCTTGGTCTCCTTCCACCTCTTCTAATCGAGCTGGAGCGTTACGGAGTCCTCTCTCGTCTGGAGAGGGAGAAGGTGCTGTGCAAGCCGACCAGCCAAGAGAAGAACCATGTCCTCCTAGACATGATTGAGAGGAAAGGAGCCGTGGCCAAAGAGAAGTTTTATGAAGCTCTCCAGGCTCATGAACAATATCTGGTGCAGGATCTCCAGCAATCAGCTATGTAG